Within the Salvia hispanica cultivar TCC Black 2014 chromosome 4, UniMelb_Shisp_WGS_1.0, whole genome shotgun sequence genome, the region tactcacattttattataaaactaatattttaaaagtaagacccacatcctaccaactttttcaactcactttccattatatttcttaaaacctgtgtcgggtcaaagtgtagcaaattttgagagatggaggtagtaatatttagtagtactatatgatATTGAAGGATGACATAATTAGGAGTGTAAATGGCTACAAAATTCGTTTGTTATTACTCCTATCATTCATTTAttcagaaataaataaatttattagtatgaaGAAGTTTGGTGACAGAAACTATCCAATCAATTATCACATATTAGGTAATTGCTCTGGACCATAATAGGGGACCAGTAACATGATTTTCAAGATACAGATGTTGATAGATTAATTAtaattccaattaaaaaaaattgtgaatttctaattacattttatttcttgtaatacgacaattaaataattatagtgattTAATAACTTAGAGAATCCTAAGtagattatgaattaattgatgaaagGTGTTGTCAGTAAAATAGACACAACCTTTTCTGTAGGATTTCagaataatatttatagtCATTATAGCAATTATAATGTGATAGATCAAAATTTCCAACCAAGAAAATAACGTTTGATTGCTTTCTTTATGGGCCaccaaaactaaataaaaaggCAAAGTTAATGTATACTACTGTCTATATCAATTCGAGAATGaagttattttcattttatccgtattaaaaaaaaatatcatgaaaaatagttaaattctGGCTAGTTTGGAATTCCTGTATTTTCATTGTCTTCTTTCTGGCAAAATACGCGATAATATTGCATTAAAGTTTTAAATACATTCAAATGTTAACTCATATTTAAGGTGATGACTTGTTAAATTCGACTGTCACATTATTGCATATTTCACCAAAAGAAGACAAATGAGACAATTGTGAAAAATGCAAACTTCACgatttaagattttattttgaaaaatacgAAAGTATTTACTTCCTAAAATTGAACCTGTGATTTATTTTACAATCcgacattaaaaaataaaaggccAAGTATAATATTGAAGACAAATTGGGGACCAACCATTTTGTCATATACCCAAATAgagtaaataataaagttttcCACATTTACATATGTTTTCCGATGATTAATATACCGCAAATGTAGCCGCAAACGAcgctaaattaattaaataactaatcataaaaaaaataaaattgagagtTAATCATAACATGGGTGAAATCTTACGTTTTCCGGCGGAAAAGGGAATATTCCGGCGAGAATTAGCGGCGGCGATGAGGGCGACGAGGAGGTCGGCGAAGGCTCCGATGATGAATTTGTGGGTCGGTTTGGGGTTGAGGGAGAGGTAGCACGTGAGCAGCTCGTGCAGGTAATCCCAGCTCTCCTCCACGTCGTGCACGCCACGCGCCTCCACCATTTCTTGCATGGATCGCCGGAAGTCGGCGAAGGGGTCCGGCGAGTAGGTGGGGACCGCCACCGCGGCCTCGTTGTCGAGCGAGGCCGATGACGTGGACGCGATGGACGAGGACGAGGCCGAGGAGGAGTCAACGATGGAGTTTGACTGGCCGggggaggagaagaagaagcggCGGGAGGCGAATGCGGTGGCGAGATCGGGCCCCGGGACggggatggggatgctctcgTAGAGGGAGTTGAAGTTCTTGAATAGGTGGGACGGTGGATTTTGATtttccggcggcggcggcggagattTGATCTTTGTGAAGCATAAGTTAAGGTTTCttgacatgtttttttttgggagaGGAGTTTATTGTGTTAAATGTTGAGAAAGTTGTGaaatgtatagtatattttgGGGGGCCTTTGCCATGTGTTAATATTTTGGTTAACgacttttcttctctctcctaaCAAATTTGTGGTCATAGTTTCATAATTGTGCATTTTGTTCGGATTTTGAAACTAATCGAAATTCTGATGTAGATATGTTTTATGATTGGctcatatagtactattacaTGTTAATCCAAACGATCTTGTATTGTGGGCAGCGAAAACGATTGTATTATGCGAAATtgattcatttcatttgttgtACTTCCTTTTATCGCGTTTCTTGCTTTTCtgattcatttcatttttttattgtaaattactATTCGACAAATAAAATcgtttaatttaatataatatgatattgtttgtttcctataattgtaattatttgataaagtTATACGAAATTATGTCATCatcaaaatctttttttttttcaaaaatcagaTTAAATCACCAatgcatatttaaaaaaatgatatacaaTGGAACTGACATAagtaaattaatcataattgaaaataacGAGGTATACCAAATTAATCCAATATTTAAGCAATGATACcaaaaagtaaattttatgttagtgt harbors:
- the LOC125223940 gene encoding transcription repressor OFP12-like, with the protein product MSRNLNLCFTKIKSPPPPPENQNPPSHLFKNFNSLYESIPIPVPGPDLATAFASRRFFFSSPGQSNSIVDSSSASSSSIASTSSASLDNEAAVAVPTYSPDPFADFRRSMQEMVEARGVHDVEESWDYLHELLTCYLSLNPKPTHKFIIGAFADLLVALIAAANSRRNIPFSAGKRKISPML